Proteins co-encoded in one Alcanivorax sp. genomic window:
- a CDS encoding helix-turn-helix domain-containing protein produces MKSRIETDGYGRKKVIDACMEPCAIERGMRIIGGKWTGSLIYHLKDGPVRFNDLNRMLGGATKKMIDQRLKELEARGMVLRTVINDRPIAVTYELTELGRSALDILEDLRLWSEKYDIR; encoded by the coding sequence ATGAAAAGTCGCATCGAAACAGATGGTTATGGCCGAAAAAAAGTCATCGATGCCTGCATGGAGCCCTGCGCCATTGAGCGGGGGATGCGCATTATCGGCGGCAAGTGGACCGGATCGCTGATCTACCACCTCAAGGATGGCCCGGTACGCTTCAATGATCTGAACCGCATGTTGGGCGGCGCCACCAAGAAGATGATCGACCAGCGTCTCAAGGAATTGGAAGCCCGCGGCATGGTGCTCCGCACCGTCATCAACGACCGCCCCATTGCCGTGACCTATGAACTCACCGAGCTGGGGCGCAGTGCGCTGGATATCCTGGAGGATTTGCGGTTGTGGTCGGAGAAGTATGATATTCGGTAG
- a CDS encoding NAD(P)H-dependent oxidoreductase: MSKILIINAHHHYPFAEGRLNASLVQRASEQLQANGHQTRIVEVDKGWDVEQELANHQWADVILLQTPVNWMGVPWVFKKYMDEVYTAGMGGALCNGDGRAEAAPKANYGAGGTLNGKRYMLSLTFNAPEEAFDDPQEYLFQGKSVDDLLFPMHMNFRFFGMTPLDTFACFDVMKNAQVENDFVRFQQHLDTQFPAA; encoded by the coding sequence ATGAGCAAGATCCTGATCATCAACGCCCACCATCACTACCCCTTTGCCGAGGGCAGGCTCAACGCCTCGCTGGTGCAACGGGCCAGCGAACAGCTCCAGGCCAATGGCCACCAGACCCGCATTGTGGAGGTGGACAAGGGCTGGGACGTGGAGCAGGAGCTGGCCAATCACCAGTGGGCCGATGTGATACTGCTGCAGACCCCGGTGAACTGGATGGGGGTGCCGTGGGTGTTCAAGAAGTACATGGACGAGGTGTACACCGCCGGCATGGGCGGGGCGCTGTGTAATGGCGATGGCCGCGCTGAAGCCGCCCCCAAGGCCAACTACGGTGCCGGCGGCACGTTGAACGGCAAGCGCTACATGCTCTCGCTGACCTTCAACGCCCCCGAAGAAGCCTTTGATGACCCGCAGGAATACCTGTTCCAGGGCAAGAGCGTGGACGACCTGCTGTTCCCCATGCACATGAACTTCCGCTTCTTCGGCATGACACCACTGGACACCTTCGCCTGCTTCGACGTGATGAAGAATGCCCAGGTGGAAAACGACTTTGTGCGTTTCCAACAGCATCTCGACACCCAGTTTCCGGCCGCCTGA
- a CDS encoding GFA family protein: MTEQHQVHCDCGEVVITLNGSPRVHAHCHCEDCRNLLQVPYHSVLAWDGDQVSVSKGSDALTVFQSPTSNMTRAFCQHCGEVLYNTNAMGWKIVSQWLYRKNHHDTLPESCQPNAHFFYDRRTVDIDDTLPKR, encoded by the coding sequence ATGACAGAACAGCATCAGGTGCATTGTGATTGTGGTGAGGTGGTCATCACCCTCAACGGCAGCCCCAGAGTGCACGCCCACTGCCACTGCGAAGACTGCCGCAACCTGCTACAGGTGCCCTACCATTCCGTGCTGGCCTGGGACGGCGACCAGGTCAGTGTCAGCAAGGGCAGTGACGCACTCACCGTATTCCAGTCCCCCACCAGCAACATGACCCGCGCTTTCTGCCAGCACTGTGGTGAGGTGCTCTACAACACCAACGCCATGGGCTGGAAGATCGTTTCGCAATGGCTTTACCGAAAAAACCACCACGACACCCTGCCGGAAAGTTGCCAACCTAACGCGCACTTTTTCTATGATCGGCGCACCGTGGACATCGACGACACCTTGCCTAAACGATGA
- a CDS encoding DUF6559 family protein, with protein sequence MRKRDSVIQKYQQLLPDALPNRYGGSLPYSPAQVCRTVSDLGLNEHYAEYACLLFCDEKALDPAVFTEEKLSEMREIMASALEKGSRLGPVAGLFAIAVGGAFDSDCGDGSGGGCGE encoded by the coding sequence GTGAGAAAAAGAGATTCTGTTATACAAAAGTATCAGCAGCTACTGCCCGATGCGCTTCCGAATCGATATGGCGGCTCGCTGCCGTATTCACCAGCTCAAGTATGCCGAACGGTTAGCGATCTTGGTTTGAATGAACACTACGCCGAGTACGCATGTCTTTTATTCTGTGATGAAAAGGCGCTGGATCCCGCTGTGTTCACGGAAGAAAAACTTTCGGAGATGCGAGAGATTATGGCGTCGGCTCTTGAGAAAGGGTCCAGGTTGGGGCCTGTGGCCGGTCTCTTCGCTATCGCAGTAGGCGGAGCGTTCGATTCCGACTGTGGTGATGGCAGCGGAGGCGGTTGTGGGGAGTGA
- a CDS encoding outer membrane beta-barrel protein translates to MKTKSTLIASSFLAIALPALSFADSPFNGIQAGVTLGYEDASMDWDTDLVIDAFNPNNVAAPGANSSESLDDSAFAYGVFGSYNMALSDSWILGAELAYQGSDISDSLNSIPGFFLSPSNQTKAEVEVNDTFLLGVKGGYLLNPTTLAYSTLSATLTEVEVSSNCPSDGAICNPGSPARSDSDDDDITGWALAVGVEKSLSSNLSVRAEYRYADLGTAEVSAVRQETGESFGIDADVDVTSQTLQIGAAYKF, encoded by the coding sequence ATGAAAACAAAATCCACCCTTATTGCTTCATCTTTCCTTGCTATTGCACTTCCGGCTCTCTCTTTCGCTGACTCGCCTTTCAATGGAATCCAGGCGGGTGTGACTCTCGGCTACGAAGACGCCTCCATGGACTGGGATACCGATCTCGTCATTGATGCGTTCAACCCCAACAATGTTGCAGCCCCGGGAGCAAACTCCTCAGAATCATTAGACGATTCTGCTTTTGCCTATGGCGTATTCGGCAGCTACAACATGGCCCTCAGCGACAGTTGGATTCTGGGTGCTGAACTGGCCTACCAGGGCAGCGACATCAGCGACTCCCTGAACAGCATCCCCGGTTTCTTTCTCTCCCCAAGCAACCAGACAAAAGCTGAAGTTGAGGTCAATGACACCTTCCTGTTAGGGGTCAAAGGTGGCTATCTCCTAAATCCCACCACCTTGGCATACAGCACCTTGAGCGCCACTCTCACCGAAGTGGAAGTTAGCTCTAACTGCCCTTCTGATGGAGCAATCTGTAACCCTGGCTCGCCTGCTCGTTCTGATAGCGACGATGACGACATCACTGGCTGGGCTCTGGCTGTAGGGGTGGAGAAATCCCTGTCCAGTAACCTGTCCGTTCGCGCCGAGTACCGTTACGCAGATCTTGGCACCGCTGAAGTTTCTGCAGTGAGACAGGAAACCGGCGAGTCCTTCGGTATTGATGCTGACGTGGATGTAACCAGCCAAACCCTTCAAATTGGTGCGGCTTACAAGTTTTAA
- a CDS encoding PA4780 family RIO1-like protein kinase — translation MKTPKRLQPLVDDGLVDEVLSRLMSGKEADVFVVRCGDEVRCAKVYKEAMQRSFKKAAQYQEGRKVRNSRRARAMEKGSKFGREQQEKVWQSAEVEALRRLADAGVRVPRTYGMLEGVLLMELVTDEHGDVAPRLGEVVMEAEQAREDHRLMIRYIVRMLCAGLIHGDLSEFNVLVDEDGPVIIDLPQAVDAAANNNARAMLERDVNNMRRYYSLFAPELAETNYAKEIWDLYEGGELHPHVELSGDAEEDTHEADVDDVLAEIKAAFEEEEARKRRMNPSEQTD, via the coding sequence ATGAAAACCCCAAAACGCCTCCAGCCCCTGGTCGACGATGGTCTTGTCGACGAAGTCCTCAGCCGCCTGATGAGCGGTAAGGAAGCGGACGTCTTTGTGGTGCGTTGTGGGGATGAGGTGCGTTGTGCCAAGGTCTACAAGGAAGCCATGCAGCGTAGCTTCAAGAAGGCCGCCCAGTATCAGGAAGGCCGCAAGGTAAGAAACTCCCGCCGTGCCCGTGCCATGGAAAAGGGTTCCAAATTCGGCCGCGAGCAGCAGGAAAAAGTCTGGCAGAGCGCCGAGGTGGAGGCCCTGCGTCGCCTTGCCGATGCGGGCGTGCGGGTGCCACGTACCTACGGCATGTTGGAAGGCGTGCTGCTGATGGAGCTGGTCACTGATGAGCATGGTGATGTGGCGCCGCGTCTCGGCGAAGTGGTTATGGAGGCCGAACAGGCCCGCGAAGATCACCGCCTGATGATCCGCTACATCGTGCGCATGCTGTGCGCCGGCCTGATCCACGGCGATCTGTCCGAATTCAATGTGCTGGTGGATGAAGACGGCCCGGTGATTATCGACCTGCCCCAGGCGGTGGATGCCGCTGCCAACAACAACGCCCGCGCCATGCTCGAGCGCGACGTGAACAACATGCGTCGTTACTACTCCCTGTTCGCCCCGGAGCTGGCTGAGACGAATTACGCCAAGGAAATCTGGGATCTCTACGAAGGCGGCGAACTGCATCCCCATGTGGAGCTCAGTGGCGATGCCGAAGAAGATACCCATGAAGCGGACGTGGACGACGTGCTGGCGGAGATCAAGGCCGCCTTCGAGGAAGAAGAGGCGCGCAAGCGCCGCATGAACCCCTCCGAACAAACCGACTAA
- a CDS encoding lysophospholipid acyltransferase family protein, protein MQASENAAGRRPLAQIIAQTLLRLTGWKAGPFPDIDRAVIAGGPHTSNWDGVIALVSRSALQKDVNIMIKHSLFKGPLGWLLRKLGAMPIERARAGGVVTQTVAQFKKRDRLLIAVTPEGTRSNAEEWKLGFYHIAKRANVPIILALADYQKKTFTFPVVIYPSDDMEADLQEIYQHFATATPRHPDRLSLPVQALYRP, encoded by the coding sequence ATGCAGGCATCAGAGAACGCCGCGGGCCGCAGACCATTGGCCCAGATCATCGCTCAGACGCTGTTGCGACTGACCGGCTGGAAGGCCGGTCCCTTCCCGGATATTGATCGTGCCGTGATTGCCGGTGGTCCGCATACCTCCAACTGGGATGGGGTCATTGCCCTGGTCAGCCGGTCTGCCCTGCAGAAAGACGTGAACATCATGATCAAGCACAGCCTGTTCAAGGGGCCGCTGGGCTGGCTGTTGCGCAAGCTCGGCGCCATGCCCATCGAGCGGGCCCGCGCCGGCGGTGTAGTGACCCAGACAGTAGCCCAGTTCAAGAAGCGCGACCGGCTACTGATTGCCGTCACCCCGGAGGGGACCCGCAGTAATGCGGAGGAATGGAAGCTGGGTTTCTATCACATCGCCAAGCGCGCCAACGTGCCGATCATCCTGGCCCTGGCCGATTACCAGAAAAAGACCTTCACCTTCCCGGTGGTGATTTATCCCTCCGATGACATGGAGGCGGATCTGCAGGAAATCTACCAGCACTTCGCCACAGCCACCCCGCGCCATCCGGACAGGCTGTCTTTGCCGGTGCAAGCCCTCTACAGGCCTTGA
- a CDS encoding CoA pyrophosphatase, giving the protein MSLRAWLSKARPQKLPFRRRVTRAAVALIEREGRDGRELFFIQRARRKGDPWSGDMAFPGGRLQQGDQSSRDTAMRETLEETGLDLYRAGAYQGRLSDLLTRHHSRWRPMVVTPHVFTWQGDDTLTLNHEARRGVWIPMAYLADPVHQSRLPIATPLGTLTFPCCHYQEYCIWGLSYSMMRERLSSAGI; this is encoded by the coding sequence TTGTCCCTTCGTGCCTGGTTAAGTAAAGCGCGGCCGCAGAAGCTGCCCTTCCGGCGTCGCGTCACCCGCGCCGCGGTGGCGCTGATTGAGCGTGAGGGTCGCGACGGCCGGGAGCTGTTCTTCATTCAGCGCGCCAGGCGCAAGGGCGATCCCTGGTCTGGAGACATGGCCTTTCCGGGCGGGCGCTTGCAGCAGGGTGACCAATCCAGCAGGGATACCGCCATGCGTGAAACCCTGGAGGAAACCGGGCTGGACCTTTACCGTGCTGGTGCCTATCAGGGCAGGCTTTCCGATCTGTTAACCCGCCACCACAGCCGTTGGCGCCCCATGGTGGTAACCCCTCACGTATTCACATGGCAGGGTGATGACACTCTCACCCTTAACCACGAAGCCCGCCGGGGGGTGTGGATTCCAATGGCGTATCTTGCCGACCCGGTCCATCAATCCCGATTGCCAATTGCTACCCCGCTGGGGACGTTGACGTTCCCGTGTTGTCATTATCAGGAGTACTGCATCTGGGGGCTGAGCTACAGCATGATGCGGGAGCGGTTGTCCAGCGCCGGGATATGA
- a CDS encoding DUF202 domain-containing protein, whose amino-acid sequence MSEEKDPRVLFAAERTLLAWNRTSIALIAFGFLVERSGMLMRMLSPEPPAPLSQWVTVMVGLLFILIGAGVAVFASRQYSRLLATLKPSDFPDGYAARWGIAVNMGVALLGLLLAGVIFMAR is encoded by the coding sequence ATGTCAGAAGAAAAAGATCCGCGAGTCCTGTTTGCCGCCGAGCGCACGCTGCTGGCCTGGAATCGCACCAGTATCGCCCTGATTGCGTTCGGTTTTCTGGTTGAGCGTTCCGGCATGTTGATGCGGATGTTGTCCCCTGAGCCCCCGGCGCCCCTGTCCCAATGGGTTACCGTGATGGTCGGGCTGTTGTTCATCCTGATCGGGGCAGGCGTGGCGGTGTTCGCCTCGCGCCAGTACAGCAGGCTGCTGGCGACGCTCAAGCCCTCAGACTTTCCGGATGGCTATGCGGCCCGCTGGGGTATCGCCGTGAATATGGGGGTGGCCCTGCTGGGGCTGCTGCTGGCAGGCGTCATTTTTATGGCCCGTTAG
- a CDS encoding cold-shock protein encodes MSTVKGTVKWFNEAKGFGFLEQENGPDVFAHFSAIQGSGFKTLAEGQAVEFTVTQGPKGPQAENIVAL; translated from the coding sequence ATGTCTACTGTTAAAGGCACCGTTAAGTGGTTCAACGAAGCAAAAGGTTTTGGTTTCCTGGAGCAGGAAAACGGCCCGGACGTTTTCGCTCACTTCAGCGCCATTCAAGGCTCTGGCTTCAAAACCCTGGCCGAAGGTCAGGCTGTTGAGTTCACCGTGACTCAGGGCCCGAAAGGCCCGCAGGCTGAGAACATCGTTGCTCTGTAA
- a CDS encoding DUF3365 domain-containing protein — protein sequence MKRTLLTGLALVLTAGLAVADAQSDQAGARQASMALGGALKQALMSAMKEGGPLAAIEVCNLSAMPITDQVSEQGPWTVARTSLKVRNPANTPDAWEREQLLWFQKQLDAGVEPGSLEVLHTENLDGQPVQRYMKAIMVEGPCLACHGRALSAPVVQALEDRYPQDQARGYQAGELRGAFTLERPMPKAP from the coding sequence ATGAAACGGACTCTGTTGACTGGACTGGCACTGGTGCTCACAGCGGGACTGGCGGTTGCTGATGCGCAATCTGACCAGGCGGGGGCACGCCAGGCCAGCATGGCGCTGGGGGGCGCGTTGAAGCAGGCTCTGATGTCTGCCATGAAAGAAGGTGGGCCGCTGGCCGCCATTGAGGTGTGCAACCTGTCCGCCATGCCGATTACCGATCAGGTCAGCGAGCAGGGCCCCTGGACCGTGGCGCGTACCAGCCTGAAGGTGCGTAATCCGGCCAATACGCCGGATGCCTGGGAGCGAGAACAGTTGCTGTGGTTCCAGAAGCAACTGGACGCCGGGGTCGAGCCGGGTTCGCTGGAAGTACTGCACACAGAAAACCTTGATGGCCAACCGGTGCAACGCTATATGAAGGCGATCATGGTGGAAGGGCCCTGCCTGGCTTGCCACGGCAGAGCACTTTCAGCCCCGGTGGTACAGGCACTGGAGGATCGCTACCCGCAAGATCAGGCAAGGGGTTATCAGGCGGGTGAGCTGCGAGGGGCCTTCACCCTGGAGAGACCCATGCCAAAGGCGCCGTAG
- a CDS encoding peroxiredoxin has translation METPAQQTAGLPRINEPAPDFQVLTTDGEKCLADYRGKWLVLFSHPADFTPVCTTEFMAFAQAAPEFAKLNCELLGLSIDSIHSHIAWMRNIKQNFGVEIPFPIIEDLKMEVANAYGMIHPGAADTSAVRATFIIDPNGILRAMVYYPMSNGRSIPEFLRLVKAMQTSDENGIATPEGWQPGDKVIVPPAKTAAAANARAESGDYECKDFYFCTKTL, from the coding sequence ATGGAAACCCCCGCACAGCAAACCGCCGGCCTGCCGCGCATCAACGAACCCGCACCGGATTTTCAGGTTTTGACCACTGACGGCGAGAAATGCCTGGCCGATTACCGTGGCAAATGGCTGGTACTGTTCTCTCACCCCGCCGACTTCACCCCGGTCTGCACCACCGAATTCATGGCCTTTGCCCAGGCAGCCCCGGAATTTGCCAAGCTCAACTGCGAACTGCTTGGTCTGTCCATCGACAGCATCCACTCGCACATTGCTTGGATGCGCAATATCAAGCAGAACTTCGGCGTGGAAATCCCCTTCCCCATCATCGAAGACCTGAAGATGGAGGTGGCCAATGCTTATGGCATGATCCATCCAGGGGCTGCCGACACGTCTGCGGTGCGCGCTACCTTTATCATCGACCCCAACGGGATCCTGCGTGCCATGGTCTACTACCCGATGAGCAATGGACGTTCCATTCCGGAATTTCTGCGCCTGGTGAAAGCCATGCAGACCAGCGATGAAAACGGCATCGCGACGCCGGAAGGCTGGCAGCCCGGCGACAAGGTCATTGTTCCTCCGGCCAAGACCGCCGCTGCCGCCAACGCCCGCGCGGAATCCGGCGACTATGAGTGCAAGGATTTCTACTTCTGCACCAAGACGCTTTAA
- a CDS encoding rhodanese-like domain-containing protein — protein sequence MKTAHDLVQEAKARIHEVPLEEAQAAINDAVLLLDVREGDEYHAGHIPGAVSIPRGILEFKLSNDPALDLRDQPIVIYCKTSGRAALAAATMKEMGYLHVQSIEGGFDAWQDAGKPVVTPDMLDFE from the coding sequence ATGAAAACTGCCCACGATCTGGTTCAGGAAGCCAAGGCACGGATTCATGAAGTGCCACTGGAAGAAGCCCAGGCAGCCATCAACGATGCGGTGCTGTTGCTGGATGTACGTGAGGGCGACGAATATCACGCCGGCCACATTCCCGGCGCTGTCTCTATTCCCCGCGGCATTCTGGAATTCAAACTCAGCAATGACCCGGCGCTGGATCTTCGCGACCAGCCCATCGTGATTTACTGCAAGACCAGTGGCCGCGCTGCGCTGGCCGCAGCCACCATGAAGGAAATGGGTTATCTGCATGTGCAGTCCATCGAGGGTGGCTTTGATGCCTGGCAGGACGCTGGCAAGCCGGTGGTCACTCCGGACATGCTGGATTTTGAATAG
- a CDS encoding thrombospondin type 3 repeat-containing protein, whose product MRDQIKIVMLAMFAAMLLAGCEADGGSSGVDVVQNPNPQSRNVDQDGDGVADIDDNCPEMANAMQDDADGDGVGDVCDDDRDGDEVDDSTDNCPLVANADQADADLDGLGDACDMDTDSDQDGVDDGVDNCPFVANPEQHDVDADGAGDACDADGDNDGVDNDSDNCPFTANADQADEDLNGVGDACEGDADGDGVADEEDNCLNMPNPDQLDADLDGQGDICDGDRDGDGVNNDEDNCPLIANGDQLDSDGDMTGDLCDTDGGSEPAGDEDNDGHNDDVDNCPNVPNGDQKDSDGDGKGDVCDDDGFSCGADNAFTPLTSATHDANGDGLGGFGEFGICLACSVDNPEHTIDENGATFAQLNIGAAVFKGGAYVAADAKDEAQNLNASKVGFVVTDTTSPLLNIEVLGNFITIRFYDDGDMVAKRVVDGSLIDVDLLGIGANTDQRFLVADAPENFDSVSLTYAGAFNVNKAFRVHDVCYEAKP is encoded by the coding sequence ATGAGGGATCAAATCAAGATAGTCATGCTGGCCATGTTTGCAGCCATGCTGCTGGCAGGCTGTGAAGCGGACGGGGGAAGCAGCGGCGTTGATGTGGTGCAGAATCCGAATCCGCAGTCCCGTAACGTGGACCAGGATGGAGACGGGGTTGCCGATATCGATGACAACTGTCCGGAGATGGCCAATGCCATGCAGGACGATGCGGATGGCGATGGTGTGGGCGATGTCTGCGACGATGATCGTGACGGCGATGAGGTTGATGACAGCACCGACAACTGTCCACTGGTAGCCAATGCTGACCAGGCGGATGCGGATCTGGATGGTCTGGGTGATGCCTGCGATATGGATACCGACTCGGATCAGGACGGTGTTGATGATGGCGTGGACAACTGCCCGTTTGTTGCCAACCCGGAACAGCACGACGTGGACGCTGATGGTGCAGGCGATGCCTGTGATGCCGACGGCGACAATGACGGTGTGGACAATGACAGCGACAACTGTCCTTTCACGGCCAATGCGGATCAGGCTGATGAAGACCTGAATGGCGTGGGGGATGCCTGCGAAGGGGATGCGGACGGCGACGGCGTTGCTGATGAGGAAGACAACTGCCTGAACATGCCCAACCCGGATCAGCTGGATGCGGACCTGGACGGACAGGGTGATATCTGTGACGGCGACCGCGATGGCGATGGCGTCAACAACGATGAAGATAACTGCCCGCTGATTGCCAATGGTGACCAGCTGGATTCCGATGGCGACATGACCGGTGATCTGTGTGACACCGATGGTGGCAGTGAGCCGGCAGGCGATGAAGACAACGATGGCCACAACGATGACGTGGACAACTGCCCGAACGTGCCTAACGGTGACCAGAAGGATAGCGACGGCGATGGCAAAGGTGATGTCTGTGACGACGACGGCTTCAGCTGTGGTGCCGACAACGCCTTCACGCCGCTGACCAGCGCAACCCATGACGCCAACGGCGATGGCCTGGGCGGCTTTGGCGAATTCGGTATCTGTTTGGCCTGTAGTGTGGACAACCCGGAGCACACCATCGATGAAAATGGCGCAACGTTTGCCCAGTTGAACATCGGTGCAGCCGTATTCAAAGGTGGTGCCTATGTGGCTGCGGATGCCAAGGACGAAGCCCAGAACCTGAATGCCAGCAAGGTGGGTTTTGTGGTGACCGATACCACCTCGCCGCTGCTGAACATCGAAGTGCTGGGTAACTTCATCACCATCCGCTTCTATGACGATGGCGACATGGTTGCCAAGCGAGTTGTGGATGGCAGCCTGATTGATGTGGATCTGCTGGGTATTGGTGCCAACACCGATCAACGATTCCTGGTGGCGGACGCCCCGGAAAACTTTGATTCGGTCAGCCTGACCTATGCCGGCGCCTTCAACGTGAACAAGGCGTTCCGTGTGCACGATGTGTGCTACGAAGCCAAGCCTTGA
- a CDS encoding OmpA family protein, with translation MNGRKLVPFLSCCVGACSLPAFAGVTVEEADPRQYFSPMFHYVELDEERELGSKGLGGGVAYGREVAEQWWWETEFAAYGLDSGEEFMSDFYQGALTTGLMYAFGDRLSFTPFVVGAVGLIRNDVVPDDDDDYTLHANVGLGVITAPIFDNGVKLRAEARYMYDDYDGTSFNNTKGDGGFNDLRFSLGLEIPLGYTKVREVEKVVEKVVYETREVMVQEPDSDGDGIPDSRDECPDTLKGGEVDGKGCLLTDQTITFHNIGFEVNSDQVTASTRPVLERVAKALNAQTNFSIEITGHTDSMGSAEYNQQLSQARAESVRQMLIDNGVAGDRLTARGYGELDPVASNETASGRAMNRRVEFRVMEVRK, from the coding sequence ATGAACGGACGCAAGCTAGTCCCTTTCCTGTCGTGTTGTGTTGGTGCCTGCAGTCTTCCGGCGTTTGCCGGAGTCACCGTTGAGGAAGCCGACCCCCGGCAGTATTTCAGCCCCATGTTCCATTACGTGGAGCTGGACGAAGAGCGTGAGCTGGGCAGCAAGGGCCTGGGTGGCGGTGTGGCCTATGGCCGTGAGGTCGCCGAGCAATGGTGGTGGGAAACGGAATTTGCGGCCTATGGTCTCGATTCCGGTGAAGAATTCATGTCCGATTTTTACCAGGGCGCGCTGACCACCGGCCTGATGTACGCCTTCGGTGACCGGCTGTCGTTTACCCCCTTCGTGGTCGGGGCCGTGGGTCTGATCCGCAACGATGTGGTGCCCGATGATGATGACGATTACACCCTGCATGCCAATGTGGGCCTGGGTGTGATCACCGCGCCGATTTTTGATAACGGGGTCAAGCTCCGTGCCGAAGCGCGCTATATGTATGACGACTACGACGGCACCAGCTTCAACAACACTAAGGGGGATGGCGGCTTCAACGACCTGCGTTTCTCCCTGGGTCTGGAAATTCCGCTTGGCTACACCAAGGTGCGCGAAGTGGAGAAGGTGGTTGAGAAAGTTGTCTACGAGACCCGTGAAGTCATGGTTCAGGAACCGGACAGCGATGGGGACGGCATTCCGGATAGCCGGGATGAATGTCCGGATACGCTGAAAGGCGGTGAAGTGGATGGCAAGGGCTGTCTGCTGACGGATCAGACCATCACTTTCCACAATATCGGCTTCGAAGTGAACTCGGACCAGGTGACCGCCTCTACGCGGCCTGTACTGGAGCGTGTTGCCAAAGCGCTCAATGCGCAGACCAATTTCAGCATCGAAATCACCGGCCACACCGACAGCATGGGCTCTGCCGAGTACAACCAGCAGCTGTCCCAGGCGCGAGCCGAATCAGTGCGCCAGATGCTGATTGATAATGGTGTAGCGGGTGATCGTCTTACCGCGCGCGGTTATGGGGAACTGGATCCCGTGGCGAGTAATGAAACAGCTTCTGGGCGAGCCATGAATCGTCGTGTCGAATTTCGGGTTATGGAGGTAAGAAAATGA